One window from the genome of [Mycobacterium] stephanolepidis encodes:
- a CDS encoding (2,3-dihydroxybenzoyl)adenylate synthase — protein MTQATSTPIPSAETVPAEGFVPFPTARADTYRAAGYWAGRTVESLLRTTAARRADHPAVIDEHCAMTYRELDANADRAAHAFIRLGIAPGDRVLLQLPNRASFAVAFFGLMRAGAIPIMCLPGHRAAELSHFIEVADAVALVVADSAGGFDYSALAAELSTKHACLRHIVIDGDVPAGTPERFIAWSGLLESVEVQGDLPIAQTDRPALLLVSGGTTAAPKLIPRTHEDYVYNASRAAQVCGLTEDDVYLVVLPAGHNFPLACPGLIGAISTGATTVFLSDPSPESAFETIARHRVSVTALVPSLAQLWAQATAWEPVLPETLRLLQVGGAKLGAEDARTVRESLTPGLQQVFGMAEGLLCLTHPGDPSDILDNTQGRPMCEADEVRIVDEDGTAVAPGEAGELLVRGPYTLNGYYRAEADNMRSFTADGFYRSGDRVRALPGGYLEVTGRIKDVILRGGESIAALDLESHLQTHPAVYAAAAVGLPDQYLGEIVCAAIVFKGKPVAAAELNRHLQDRGAATHSRVDKLVTVPSLPLTAVGKIDKRALLASLTG, from the coding sequence ATGACTCAGGCCACATCGACCCCCATCCCTTCGGCTGAAACAGTCCCGGCGGAAGGCTTTGTACCCTTTCCCACGGCACGTGCCGACACGTATCGCGCGGCCGGGTACTGGGCCGGAAGGACCGTAGAGTCGCTGCTGCGCACGACCGCCGCCAGACGTGCCGATCATCCTGCGGTTATCGATGAGCACTGCGCGATGACCTACCGCGAGCTCGATGCGAACGCCGACCGCGCGGCCCATGCCTTCATCCGACTGGGGATAGCTCCCGGCGATCGTGTGCTGCTGCAGCTTCCCAACCGGGCATCATTTGCGGTCGCATTCTTCGGTTTGATGCGTGCGGGCGCGATACCGATCATGTGCCTGCCGGGACACCGGGCTGCCGAGCTGTCACATTTCATCGAGGTGGCCGATGCCGTCGCGTTGGTGGTCGCAGATTCCGCCGGTGGGTTCGACTACAGCGCGCTGGCCGCCGAGCTATCCACAAAGCATGCCTGCCTACGCCACATCGTGATCGACGGTGACGTACCCGCCGGCACCCCCGAACGCTTCATCGCCTGGTCGGGGTTGCTGGAAAGCGTTGAAGTTCAAGGCGACCTACCGATAGCGCAGACGGACCGCCCGGCGCTTTTGCTGGTCTCGGGTGGCACCACCGCGGCACCCAAACTGATCCCCCGCACCCATGAGGACTACGTCTACAACGCCTCGCGGGCCGCACAGGTTTGCGGCCTCACCGAGGACGACGTCTACCTCGTGGTGCTGCCCGCCGGGCACAATTTCCCACTGGCCTGCCCTGGTCTCATCGGCGCGATAAGCACAGGTGCCACTACGGTTTTCCTTTCGGACCCAAGCCCGGAGTCCGCGTTTGAAACCATCGCGCGGCACCGGGTATCCGTGACGGCGCTGGTGCCATCGCTCGCCCAGCTCTGGGCACAGGCCACCGCATGGGAGCCGGTGCTGCCGGAAACGCTGCGGCTGCTCCAGGTGGGCGGTGCGAAACTCGGTGCCGAGGATGCACGGACGGTTCGAGAATCGCTCACCCCGGGACTGCAGCAGGTTTTCGGTATGGCGGAGGGCCTGCTGTGCCTGACCCATCCCGGCGATCCATCGGACATCCTCGACAACACCCAGGGCCGACCCATGTGCGAGGCCGATGAGGTTCGCATCGTCGACGAGGACGGCACCGCGGTAGCCCCAGGTGAGGCAGGTGAGCTGTTGGTGCGCGGTCCGTACACGCTCAACGGTTACTACCGCGCCGAGGCCGACAACATGCGCTCCTTCACCGCCGACGGCTTCTACCGCAGCGGCGACCGGGTGCGGGCGTTACCGGGTGGCTATCTGGAAGTCACCGGTCGCATCAAGGACGTCATCCTTCGCGGCGGGGAGTCCATCGCCGCATTGGACCTCGAATCGCACCTACAGACTCATCCTGCGGTCTACGCGGCTGCCGCAGTCGGATTACCGGATCAATATCTCGGTGAGATTGTTTGTGCAGCAATCGTGTTCAAGGGAAAGCCGGTTGCGGCCGCCGAGCTGAATCGGCACCTGCAGGACCGTGGTGCCGCCACACACTCGCGAGTCGACAAACTGGTGACGGTCCCCTCGCTGCCCCTCACCGCGGTGGGCAAGATCGACAAACGGGCCCTGCTCGCCTCGTTGACGGGCTAG
- a CDS encoding non-ribosomal peptide synthetase, which yields MRTVSEGGVEVDVTSRRASAGLDHDAAPRLSAGQHRIWFAHGVTPALMNLCRSYRLSGEVDIERLRAAVTAVVARHETLRTTFRIGADGDPVAVLHDDLPVRWIEHDVSDRAGASQQLRLGVLAQREFATPIDLTVESPLRVTVIRTSAAEHVMLVVAHLIAWDDDSWSVFLADLTTAYVHGEIAEPLPMRPSHDGADQADLEYWRDEMANPPEPLELPGANGSVAASDWKAGRCTARLSASVMDRVEQLAQESGTTPYVVLLAAYSALLHRYTHAEDFLVAAPVPTREAHAQGSIGHFGHTVALRMRPHSGQSFRDLLTDAHRTTLNGFAHQRVSLDRVVARVGFAMGADSAARFCPPGIHCERTSLEGQVAYVPLGLRIETGPDGADVVAEYLVDVLDERLTTQMLRHFAHLLDSALADPNRPLAGLDLMDAREAQWLREVSSGELFEAQPTTLGELVAARAAAQPDATALVYEGRHYSYRETNELANRLAHWIIGQGIGTEDHVAVLLDKSPDLIITALAIAKAGAVYVPVDPNYPADRIAHILSDARPKLVIREPVTGVGQFDPREPVDADRVRPLTADNAAYLIYTSGSTGLPKGVTVTHRPLTEYFNWFRAEYRVSGSDRVLQVASPSFDVSVGEIFGILSCGGRLVIPRPGALGDVAYLTELLNSEGVTSMHMVPSLLGLVLSLPGVTQWKSLRRVPVGGEALPGPVADKFHATFDASLHNFYGPTETVINASRYKVRGIQGTRTVPIGTPKINTQIHILDQTLRPVPVGVIGEIYIGGTHVARGYQRAAGLTAQRFIADPFVPGQRMYRSGDLARRSANGDIEFVGRADEQVKIRGFRIELGEIASAIEVDPSVGQALVVVDELPHVGKRLVAYLTPVGGHVVDLDRIRARISAALPDFMIPAAYVVLDEMPITRHGKINRDALPAPEVGSVTRRREPETATQRQVAALYARLLGVATVGADDSFVDLGGHSLLASKLSAAILTECGVGVDIREILERGTVAGLAKLVDQRRSGLVADGEDREGEPIPLLPSGRRLYEHGNPRRLAETHVFWLPEGITRSTLEELLNAVVGEHEVLRSRLDCERLELVPRTRQSLRLVEILTEDPSDAAGAEIGRAVDRLDPEQGWMLSAVWLHPEGEPGVLILVVHQLAADPTSWRVIMQELESRWQSLISGAAPTNSHTDGGYRRWANALVAEARDVGSLPFWIAQLDGEDPPIGSRRIEPELDREADVAVTVESAPADVSAVLLNSGIPMEQLLVAAAARTVAQWRRRRGQAAVETLLAVQVSGRGDATAKTVGLLGTAYPLRVGGTDPLGIGPRGLVERVARQHSAMPGRTIDYGLLRYLRADTGAVLRQYRDPQILLNYLGHDRGFEGDLLRRDGLLSVSGSPVPEPESAVRHELSIAVLIMGTTEGPSIGTLWQAIPEVLERSDITELQSIWHEQLGILAKELW from the coding sequence TTGCGCACCGTGAGCGAGGGTGGCGTCGAGGTGGACGTCACCAGCCGAAGGGCGTCGGCCGGCCTCGATCACGATGCCGCGCCACGGCTGTCCGCGGGGCAGCACCGTATATGGTTCGCCCACGGGGTGACGCCGGCGCTGATGAATCTGTGTCGTTCGTACCGGCTCAGCGGTGAGGTGGATATCGAGAGATTGCGGGCCGCTGTCACCGCGGTGGTGGCCCGCCACGAAACCTTGCGCACGACGTTTCGCATCGGCGCCGACGGCGACCCGGTGGCTGTCCTGCACGACGACCTACCGGTTCGATGGATCGAGCACGACGTGTCGGATCGTGCGGGCGCATCGCAACAGCTCCGGCTCGGTGTGCTGGCGCAGCGTGAATTCGCGACTCCGATCGATCTCACGGTGGAGTCGCCGTTGCGTGTCACGGTCATCCGCACCAGCGCTGCAGAACATGTCATGCTCGTTGTCGCTCACCTCATCGCGTGGGACGACGACTCGTGGTCGGTGTTCCTTGCCGATCTGACTACCGCATACGTACATGGCGAGATCGCGGAACCACTACCGATGCGGCCTTCGCACGATGGGGCCGATCAGGCGGATCTCGAGTACTGGCGTGATGAGATGGCGAACCCTCCTGAGCCGCTGGAGCTTCCGGGCGCTAATGGCTCGGTGGCCGCGAGCGACTGGAAGGCCGGACGCTGCACGGCGCGTCTCTCCGCCTCGGTCATGGACCGCGTCGAGCAACTTGCCCAAGAGTCGGGCACCACACCATATGTGGTTTTGTTGGCCGCGTATTCCGCTCTGCTGCACCGGTATACACATGCCGAAGACTTCTTGGTGGCAGCGCCCGTCCCCACGCGGGAAGCCCACGCGCAGGGCAGTATCGGGCACTTCGGTCATACTGTCGCCCTCCGCATGCGGCCACACAGCGGCCAAAGCTTCCGGGATCTGCTGACGGATGCGCATCGGACCACTCTGAACGGGTTTGCACACCAGCGGGTCAGTCTGGACCGTGTGGTCGCGCGCGTCGGCTTCGCGATGGGCGCAGATTCTGCCGCCCGGTTCTGCCCACCCGGAATTCACTGTGAAAGAACATCATTGGAGGGGCAGGTGGCATACGTGCCGCTTGGCCTGCGGATCGAAACCGGTCCCGATGGTGCCGACGTGGTTGCCGAATACCTGGTTGACGTGTTGGACGAGCGTTTGACCACACAGATGCTCCGCCACTTCGCCCATCTGCTCGACTCTGCGCTCGCCGATCCGAACCGACCGCTCGCCGGTCTGGATCTCATGGACGCGCGTGAAGCCCAGTGGCTGCGGGAGGTGTCGTCCGGAGAACTTTTTGAGGCGCAGCCGACTACGCTCGGTGAGCTGGTGGCCGCCCGTGCAGCCGCGCAACCGGATGCCACCGCGCTCGTCTACGAGGGCAGGCACTACTCGTACCGGGAAACCAACGAACTGGCGAACCGGCTGGCGCACTGGATCATTGGGCAAGGTATCGGTACCGAAGATCATGTCGCGGTGCTCCTGGACAAGTCGCCGGATTTGATCATTACCGCGCTCGCCATCGCCAAGGCGGGTGCGGTCTATGTCCCCGTTGATCCAAATTACCCCGCTGATCGCATCGCGCACATCCTGAGCGATGCGCGGCCGAAGTTGGTCATCAGAGAACCGGTAACGGGTGTCGGGCAGTTCGACCCCCGTGAACCGGTCGATGCCGACCGGGTGCGGCCGCTGACCGCCGACAATGCCGCCTATCTCATCTACACATCGGGTTCGACGGGCCTGCCCAAGGGCGTGACGGTCACACATCGTCCGTTGACCGAGTACTTCAACTGGTTCCGCGCTGAGTATCGGGTCAGCGGATCCGATCGGGTGCTGCAGGTGGCCTCGCCGAGCTTCGATGTGTCGGTGGGTGAGATTTTCGGCATCCTCAGCTGCGGTGGTCGGCTGGTCATCCCGCGTCCGGGCGCACTCGGTGACGTCGCGTACCTGACGGAACTGTTGAACAGCGAGGGCGTTACCTCGATGCACATGGTTCCCTCGCTGCTGGGGTTGGTGCTGTCGTTACCCGGAGTCACGCAATGGAAGTCGCTACGCCGGGTACCGGTGGGTGGCGAGGCGTTGCCCGGTCCGGTCGCCGATAAGTTCCACGCCACTTTCGATGCGTCACTTCATAATTTCTATGGTCCCACCGAGACCGTCATCAACGCCTCGCGGTACAAGGTGCGCGGAATTCAGGGGACGCGGACCGTTCCGATCGGCACGCCCAAGATCAACACACAGATACACATCCTGGACCAGACGCTGCGACCGGTGCCGGTGGGGGTCATCGGCGAGATCTACATTGGCGGAACACATGTGGCGCGCGGATATCAGCGGGCCGCCGGTCTCACCGCGCAGCGCTTCATCGCCGATCCCTTTGTTCCCGGGCAGCGGATGTACCGGTCCGGCGATCTTGCGCGGCGTAGTGCGAACGGTGACATCGAGTTTGTCGGTCGCGCCGACGAGCAGGTGAAGATCCGAGGGTTCCGTATCGAACTCGGTGAGATCGCCTCGGCCATCGAGGTGGACCCGAGCGTCGGCCAGGCGCTCGTGGTGGTCGATGAGCTGCCGCATGTCGGCAAGCGACTTGTTGCGTACCTGACGCCGGTCGGCGGACACGTGGTCGATCTAGACCGTATCCGCGCCAGGATTTCGGCTGCCCTGCCCGACTTCATGATTCCCGCGGCGTATGTCGTGCTCGACGAGATGCCCATCACCCGGCACGGCAAGATCAATCGGGACGCTCTGCCGGCACCGGAGGTCGGGTCCGTGACCAGACGTCGAGAGCCGGAAACCGCGACTCAGCGGCAGGTGGCGGCTCTTTATGCGCGCCTGCTCGGGGTTGCGACAGTGGGTGCGGACGACTCGTTCGTCGATCTCGGGGGCCATTCGCTGCTGGCGAGCAAGCTGTCGGCGGCGATTCTGACCGAGTGTGGAGTCGGGGTGGACATCCGCGAGATCTTGGAGCGGGGCACTGTCGCAGGCTTGGCCAAGTTGGTCGACCAGCGTCGTAGTGGTCTCGTCGCGGATGGCGAGGATCGCGAGGGCGAGCCAATCCCGTTGCTTCCCAGTGGTCGTCGCCTCTATGAGCATGGAAACCCGCGAAGGCTGGCCGAAACCCACGTCTTCTGGCTGCCCGAGGGCATCACCCGATCCACGCTGGAGGAACTTCTCAACGCGGTGGTCGGAGAGCACGAGGTGCTGCGCAGCCGGCTCGACTGCGAGCGCCTGGAGCTGGTTCCACGCACGCGGCAGTCTCTCCGATTGGTCGAGATTCTCACGGAGGATCCGTCCGATGCGGCCGGTGCCGAGATCGGCCGTGCGGTGGACCGACTTGATCCTGAACAGGGCTGGATGCTCTCGGCGGTATGGCTGCACCCCGAAGGCGAGCCCGGAGTTCTCATCCTCGTGGTGCATCAGCTCGCCGCCGACCCCACCTCCTGGCGAGTCATCATGCAGGAGCTGGAATCTCGATGGCAGTCACTGATATCAGGCGCTGCGCCGACCAACAGTCACACCGACGGTGGCTACCGCCGTTGGGCCAATGCGTTGGTCGCCGAGGCTCGGGATGTGGGCAGCCTGCCGTTCTGGATCGCCCAGCTGGACGGTGAGGATCCCCCCATCGGTTCGCGTCGAATAGAGCCCGAACTCGATAGGGAAGCCGATGTGGCCGTCACCGTCGAGTCCGCACCGGCCGATGTCAGTGCGGTACTGCTGAACTCGGGGATCCCGATGGAGCAACTGCTGGTGGCGGCAGCGGCACGCACCGTGGCCCAGTGGCGTCGGCGCCGCGGACAGGCCGCGGTCGAGACGCTGCTGGCGGTGCAGGTCTCCGGACGCGGGGACGCTACTGCTAAAACCGTGGGTCTGCTCGGTACGGCGTATCCGCTACGCGTGGGTGGCACCGATCCGCTGGGGATCGGACCGCGCGGTTTGGTGGAGCGAGTCGCCCGGCAACACAGCGCGATGCCGGGGCGGACCATTGACTACGGGCTACTGCGATATCTGCGTGCCGACACCGGCGCGGTGCTGCGGCAGTATCGCGATCCGCAGATCCTGTTGAACTACCTCGGACACGATCGCGGATTCGAGGGAGACCTCCTACGCCGCGACGGTTTGCTTTCGGTGTCGGGTTCGCCTGTGCCCGAGCCGGAATCGGCGGTGCGTCACGAGCTCAGCATTGCGGTGCTGATCATGGGGACCACCGAGGGGCCGTCCATCGGAACGCTGTGGCAGGCGATCCCGGAGGTGCTCGAGCGCTCGGATATTACCGAGCTGCAATCGATTTGGCACGAACAGCTGGGGATTCTGGCGAAGGAGCTATGGTGA
- the mbtG gene encoding NADPH-dependent L-lysine N(6)-monooxygenase MbtG, whose translation MTSTLAVIGAGAKAVAVAAKAAVLRECGVDVPDVVAIERQQVGANWQACGGWTDGQHRLGTSPEKDVGFPYRSAVVPGRNAEIDARMMRLSWQSYLIATGQFAEWVDRDKPAPTHKRWADYLTWVANTVDMKVVQGEVTSLSIDDDRWVVGTNDCSIAADAVMVTGPGQPERSVLPEHPNVLSIAEFWRRCAGSTRLTAERVAVIGGGETAASVLNELFGHRVSTITVISPGVTLFTRGEGYFENALFSDPTGWLHHTMEERRDALNRTDRGVFSARVQESLLADDRIRHLRGRVAHAVALEDRIRLTLRSDRAGEPSETVHGFDLVIDGAGADALWFLPLFDQSALDLMELKLGAPVDGNVLQESLGHDLSVNGLTPKLILPTLSGLTQGPGFPNLSCLGLLSDRVLGGHSSTESARRERKTSEYQPI comes from the coding sequence GTGACGTCCACACTGGCAGTGATAGGCGCGGGAGCCAAGGCGGTGGCGGTTGCCGCGAAGGCGGCCGTGCTGCGTGAATGCGGGGTCGACGTACCCGATGTGGTGGCGATCGAACGTCAGCAGGTCGGTGCCAACTGGCAGGCGTGTGGCGGCTGGACGGATGGACAGCACCGGCTGGGCACGAGCCCCGAGAAAGATGTGGGTTTCCCGTATCGATCCGCCGTGGTTCCGGGGCGTAACGCCGAGATCGACGCCCGGATGATGCGTCTGAGCTGGCAGTCTTACCTCATCGCCACCGGCCAGTTCGCCGAGTGGGTTGACCGCGACAAGCCCGCACCGACGCACAAGCGCTGGGCTGATTACCTGACGTGGGTGGCCAACACGGTCGATATGAAGGTGGTTCAGGGCGAGGTAACCAGTCTGTCCATCGATGACGACAGATGGGTTGTGGGTACCAACGACTGTTCCATTGCCGCCGACGCGGTCATGGTGACGGGGCCCGGGCAGCCGGAACGGTCCGTGCTGCCGGAGCACCCGAATGTCTTGTCAATCGCCGAATTCTGGCGCCGCTGCGCCGGATCAACACGCTTGACCGCAGAACGTGTCGCCGTGATCGGCGGAGGCGAGACAGCCGCCTCAGTGCTCAATGAGCTTTTCGGACACCGGGTCTCGACGATCACCGTGATCTCTCCCGGCGTCACGCTGTTTACCCGCGGTGAAGGGTACTTCGAGAACGCGCTGTTCAGCGATCCGACTGGGTGGTTGCACCACACCATGGAGGAGCGTCGCGACGCGTTGAACCGTACCGATCGCGGGGTGTTCTCGGCCCGTGTCCAGGAATCACTGTTGGCCGACGACCGTATCCGCCATCTGCGCGGCCGCGTGGCCCACGCCGTCGCCCTGGAGGACCGGATCCGATTGACGCTGCGCAGCGACCGTGCCGGCGAGCCCTCCGAAACCGTTCATGGCTTCGATCTGGTGATCGACGGCGCGGGTGCGGACGCATTGTGGTTCTTACCCCTGTTCGATCAGAGCGCTCTCGACCTCATGGAGCTCAAACTGGGTGCCCCCGTGGACGGTAACGTCTTGCAGGAATCCCTTGGCCACGACCTGTCCGTCAATGGTCTGACTCCTAAGCTCATCCTGCCGACGCTCTCGGGTCTGACCCAGGGCCCGGGGTTTCCCAATCTCAGCTGTCTCGGATTGTTGTCCGATCGAGTGCTCGGTGGACACAGCAGCACCGAATCGGCTCGTCGCGAAAGGAAAACAAGTGAGTACCAACCCATTTGA
- a CDS encoding MbtH family protein, with protein sequence MSTNPFDDESGVFYVLVNDEEQHSLWPTAIEVPAQWRVAFGEASRADCVEYIEAHWTDMRPKSLRDAMAGS encoded by the coding sequence GTGAGTACCAACCCATTTGATGACGAGAGCGGCGTCTTTTACGTACTGGTCAACGACGAGGAGCAGCACAGTCTATGGCCGACGGCCATAGAGGTGCCGGCGCAGTGGCGGGTGGCCTTTGGCGAGGCCTCGCGTGCCGATTGCGTGGAGTACATCGAGGCCCACTGGACCGACATGCGGCCCAAGAGCCTGCGCGACGCCATGGCGGGCAGCTAG
- a CDS encoding ABC transporter ATP-binding protein, whose translation MLTHLIRLIPPTHRNSLYTYSALSVLSVVLRAAGCLLLVPLLGALFGTTPTDALPWLGVLTAVTVGGWIVDTALARLGYRIGFALLNDSQHQVADRLTHIPLSWFTAEHTAMARQAISSGGPDLVGFIANLLTPMIGAVLLPAAITIGLFFISWKLGVAALITLPLLLGTLLASIRIVRTADEADTKAHSALTERILEFARTQAALRASRRVSPARSQAGQAVATARGATMRLLLFQIPGQLLFSIVSQITLILLAGTATALAVRGEIGAPEAVALMVIVVRFLEPFTVLAGLGGAVENSRGVFERLNTIITTEAADQPGDAVASADTPAPRIEFRNVTFRYDSTGEHVLKDINFILEPAATTAVIGPSGSGKSTILALIAGLQQPESGQILIDGTDVATLDTASRRSLVSMVFQHPYLFDGPIRDNVLVGHPTAADEEARGAMALARVDEIIERLPDAEQSRVGEAGTALSGGERQRVSIARALIKPAPVLLIDEATSALDTENETAITDAINNDPRPRTKIMIAHRLNAIRNADHVLFINNGHIIEQGSITELSSLGGRFAEFWRQQESTTGWRITTATPAS comes from the coding sequence ATGCTGACCCACCTCATTCGCCTCATCCCCCCCACACACCGCAACTCCCTCTACACCTACAGCGCGCTCTCGGTGCTGTCCGTGGTTTTACGCGCCGCGGGCTGCCTGCTTCTCGTTCCGCTGCTCGGCGCCCTGTTCGGCACCACCCCCACCGACGCACTGCCCTGGCTCGGAGTACTCACCGCGGTCACCGTCGGCGGCTGGATCGTCGACACCGCGCTGGCCCGCCTCGGCTACCGCATCGGATTCGCCCTACTCAACGACTCACAACACCAAGTCGCCGACCGGCTCACCCACATCCCACTGAGCTGGTTCACCGCCGAACACACCGCCATGGCCCGCCAGGCGATCTCCTCCGGCGGCCCCGACCTCGTCGGATTCATCGCCAACCTACTGACCCCGATGATCGGGGCGGTGTTGTTACCGGCAGCCATCACCATCGGATTGTTCTTCATCTCGTGGAAGCTCGGTGTTGCGGCGCTCATCACCCTGCCGCTGCTCCTGGGCACGTTGCTGGCCAGCATCCGCATCGTGCGCACCGCCGACGAAGCAGACACCAAAGCCCACAGCGCACTGACCGAACGCATCCTGGAATTCGCACGCACCCAAGCCGCCCTACGAGCCAGCCGACGCGTCAGCCCCGCCCGCAGCCAGGCCGGCCAAGCCGTCGCGACAGCACGTGGTGCGACCATGCGGCTCTTACTCTTTCAGATCCCCGGTCAGCTGCTGTTCAGCATCGTCAGCCAAATCACCCTCATCCTGCTCGCCGGCACCGCGACAGCCCTGGCGGTGCGCGGCGAGATCGGGGCACCCGAAGCCGTCGCACTCATGGTCATCGTGGTCCGATTCCTAGAACCATTCACCGTGCTGGCGGGCCTGGGCGGGGCCGTCGAGAACTCACGTGGCGTGTTCGAGCGCCTCAACACCATCATCACCACCGAGGCGGCCGATCAGCCCGGAGATGCCGTCGCATCCGCCGACACCCCCGCCCCACGCATCGAATTCCGCAACGTCACCTTCCGGTATGACAGCACCGGCGAACACGTCCTCAAAGACATCAACTTCATCCTCGAACCCGCTGCCACCACCGCCGTCATCGGGCCATCTGGATCCGGGAAGAGCACCATCCTCGCCCTCATCGCCGGGCTACAACAACCAGAAAGCGGCCAAATCCTCATCGACGGAACCGATGTCGCAACATTGGACACCGCCAGCCGCCGCTCCCTGGTCAGCATGGTGTTCCAACACCCCTACCTCTTCGATGGGCCGATTCGCGACAACGTTCTCGTCGGGCACCCCACGGCCGCTGACGAGGAGGCGCGCGGAGCGATGGCGCTGGCTCGCGTCGACGAGATCATCGAACGCCTGCCCGATGCCGAACAATCCCGCGTCGGCGAAGCCGGCACCGCCCTATCCGGCGGTGAACGCCAACGCGTCAGCATCGCCCGCGCACTCATCAAACCCGCCCCCGTCCTGCTCATCGACGAAGCCACCAGCGCCCTGGACACCGAAAACGAAACCGCAATCACCGACGCCATCAACAACGACCCACGCCCCCGCACCAAAATCATGATCGCCCACCGGCTCAACGCGATCCGCAACGCCGATCACGTGCTCTTCATCAACAACGGCCACATCATCGAACAAGGCTCGATCACCGAACTCAGCTCCCTCGGAGGCCGTTTCGCAGAATTCTGGCGCCAGCAAGAATCCACCACCGGATGGCGCATCACCACAGCCACACCAGCTAGCTAG